A stretch of the Haloplanus aerogenes genome encodes the following:
- a CDS encoding PHA/PHB synthase family protein, with amino-acid sequence MTNQNDDDGATGGRRHPVVPAPVAGALGWHRAVTRAVTDAARKEQIADDRLAAMASVEVGETPHDVVYRENKLELRQYHALTETQHDVPILIVYALINRPYILDLQPNRSVVRRLLEAGHDVYLIDWGEPSQLDASLGLYDYVERYLDNCVDVVRERADRASVNLLGYCMGGTMATIYAARHPEKVATLGLMAAGLYFDDTGGILERWGDEAYFDPRDLTETFGTVPAEFLDAGFALMDPVANYLTKYVHLYDRLDNEDFVENFARMERWLADGVDVAGDAYAEFVEDIYQDNLLYRNELTIGGDPVDITRIDMPVLQIVGEHDHLVPSEASLKFNDAIPAEVTVVTYPTGHVGMSMSEAAHRDIWPEVAEWFFERSGAPSLADVIGEGLEEILGVDVETDVTQGGADEVEIRIADDTGLLARGVVDRDARAIRAFVEDALDIEVRIDEGPGAIVVQVRSDDATGTAVVSGIGDAISEEIAEGAEDVDLAVATELRDIDGIGPTYAARLHDAGIGSVVALAAADSASVADAADATRTQSRRWIAAARDLVDSAGGAGSVGTAPALETVDGIGSTYAERLRRAGIRSIADLADASVDAVAAAADVSVDRATDWIERAERDDS; translated from the coding sequence ATGACGAACCAGAACGACGACGACGGAGCAACTGGCGGTCGCCGCCACCCCGTCGTCCCGGCACCCGTCGCCGGGGCGCTCGGGTGGCACCGCGCCGTAACGAGGGCGGTCACCGACGCCGCCAGGAAGGAGCAGATTGCAGACGACCGGCTCGCGGCCATGGCGTCGGTCGAGGTCGGGGAAACGCCGCACGACGTGGTGTACAGGGAGAACAAGCTCGAACTCCGGCAGTATCACGCGCTGACCGAGACCCAGCACGACGTGCCGATTCTGATCGTGTACGCGCTGATCAACCGGCCGTACATCCTGGACCTGCAACCGAATCGGTCGGTCGTTCGTCGCCTGCTGGAAGCCGGCCACGACGTCTACCTGATCGACTGGGGCGAACCGTCGCAACTCGACGCCTCGCTCGGACTGTACGATTACGTCGAACGCTATCTCGACAACTGCGTCGACGTGGTGCGAGAGCGGGCCGACCGGGCGTCGGTCAACCTCCTCGGCTACTGTATGGGCGGCACGATGGCGACGATCTACGCCGCCCGACACCCCGAGAAGGTAGCGACGCTCGGCCTGATGGCGGCCGGCCTCTACTTCGACGACACCGGCGGCATCCTCGAACGGTGGGGTGACGAGGCGTACTTCGACCCGCGGGATCTCACGGAGACGTTCGGCACGGTCCCCGCGGAGTTTCTCGACGCCGGCTTCGCGCTCATGGACCCGGTCGCGAACTACCTCACGAAGTACGTCCACCTGTACGACCGCCTCGACAACGAGGATTTCGTCGAGAACTTCGCCCGGATGGAGCGCTGGCTTGCCGACGGCGTCGACGTGGCCGGCGACGCCTACGCGGAGTTCGTAGAAGACATCTACCAGGACAATCTCCTCTATCGAAACGAGTTGACGATCGGCGGCGACCCGGTCGACATCACGCGGATCGACATGCCCGTCCTGCAGATCGTCGGCGAACACGACCACCTCGTCCCGAGCGAGGCGAGTCTGAAGTTCAACGACGCCATCCCCGCCGAGGTGACGGTGGTGACGTACCCGACCGGACACGTCGGCATGTCGATGTCCGAAGCCGCCCATCGCGACATCTGGCCGGAGGTCGCCGAGTGGTTCTTCGAGCGGTCGGGCGCACCCTCGCTCGCCGACGTGATCGGCGAGGGACTCGAAGAGATCCTCGGCGTCGACGTCGAGACCGACGTGACCCAGGGCGGTGCCGACGAGGTCGAGATCCGGATCGCGGACGACACCGGCCTCCTCGCTCGCGGCGTCGTCGACCGGGACGCGCGGGCTATCCGTGCGTTCGTCGAGGACGCCCTCGATATCGAGGTTCGGATCGACGAGGGACCCGGCGCCATCGTCGTACAGGTTCGCAGTGACGACGCGACCGGGACAGCCGTGGTGTCGGGGATCGGTGACGCCATCAGCGAGGAAATCGCGGAGGGGGCCGAGGACGTCGACCTCGCGGTCGCGACGGAGTTGAGGGATATCGACGGGATCGGGCCGACGTACGCGGCACGCCTGCACGACGCGGGGATCGGGAGCGTCGTGGCGCTCGCCGCTGCCGACTCCGCGTCCGTCGCCGACGCGGCCGACGCCACGAGGACGCAGAGTCGACGCTGGATTGCTGCCGCCCGTGACCTGGTCGACAGCGCGGGTGGGGCGGGGAGTGTCGGCACGGCACCGGCCCTCGAAACCGTCGACGGGATCGGATCGACCTACGCCGAGCGACTGCGGCGGGCCGGCATCCGTAGCATCGCGGATCTCGCGGACGCGTCCGTTGACGCGGTGGCCGCCGCTGCCGACGTGAGCGTCGACAGGGCGACTGATTGGATCGAACGGGCCGAACGCGACGACAGCTGA
- a CDS encoding thiolase domain-containing protein, translated as MVATIVSAASTKYDNYPESSSRELFGEAAAEAFDGIDLTPADLDAVYVGNFMGDLIEDQGHMGPLLADHVGAREAASIRVESACASGGATVAQAVQAIEAGAAEAVLVGGVEQMSLADIAHVTDALANAADDVYENEQGLTFPGIYALIARRYMHEFGVTQADLAAVSVKNRNNAVANPLAQFQEEVSREDVLESKPIATPLRLYDACPVSDGASVVVVVSETFATAHDLDASARILGTGQSSDAVALQDRATITHMPAAERAATAAYDDAGVTPVDIDVAEVHDCFTIAEIVALEALGFYELGEGARGAVEGETALDGRLPVNPSGGLLGKGHPVGATGVGQLVELTKQLDGRHPNQVDDADTALAHNVGGSGASTTVTILGGA; from the coding sequence ATGGTCGCAACAATCGTGAGCGCGGCGAGTACGAAATACGACAACTATCCGGAATCGTCGTCGCGGGAGCTATTCGGCGAGGCGGCCGCCGAGGCGTTCGACGGGATCGATCTCACGCCCGCCGACCTCGACGCCGTGTACGTCGGGAACTTCATGGGGGATCTCATCGAGGATCAGGGGCACATGGGGCCGCTCCTGGCGGACCACGTCGGCGCGCGCGAGGCGGCGTCGATCCGCGTCGAGAGCGCCTGTGCGTCCGGCGGTGCCACGGTCGCGCAGGCGGTGCAGGCCATCGAGGCGGGGGCAGCGGAGGCAGTCCTCGTGGGCGGCGTCGAACAGATGTCGCTCGCCGACATCGCGCACGTGACGGACGCCCTCGCCAACGCGGCTGACGACGTGTACGAGAACGAGCAGGGGTTGACCTTCCCCGGCATCTACGCACTGATCGCTCGGCGCTACATGCACGAGTTCGGCGTGACACAGGCGGATCTGGCCGCCGTCTCGGTCAAGAACCGCAACAACGCCGTCGCCAATCCCCTCGCGCAGTTCCAGGAGGAAGTGTCACGCGAGGACGTGCTGGAGTCGAAGCCGATCGCCACGCCGTTGCGACTCTACGATGCCTGTCCGGTGTCGGACGGTGCCAGCGTCGTCGTCGTGGTCAGTGAGACGTTCGCGACGGCCCACGACCTCGACGCGTCGGCCCGCATCCTCGGCACGGGCCAGTCGAGCGACGCCGTCGCCTTGCAGGATCGGGCGACGATCACGCACATGCCGGCGGCGGAGCGTGCCGCTACCGCCGCCTACGACGACGCGGGAGTCACCCCCGTGGATATCGACGTGGCGGAGGTCCACGACTGCTTCACCATCGCGGAGATCGTGGCGCTCGAAGCGCTGGGCTTCTACGAGCTCGGCGAGGGTGCCCGCGGTGCGGTCGAGGGCGAGACGGCGCTCGACGGGCGACTCCCGGTCAACCCGTCGGGTGGCCTGCTCGGCAAGGGACATCCCGTCGGAGCGACCGGCGTCGGCCAACTCGTCGAACTGACGAAGCAACTCGACGGACGACACCCGAACCAGGTCGACGACGCCGACACCGCCCTCGCCCACAACGTCGGCGGGAGTGGCGCGAGTACGACCGTGACCATCCTCGGAGGTGCGTGA
- a CDS encoding cation-translocating P-type ATPase: MSSAASSESTAERGNDTEASWHSLTPDEAFDRVDSDEGGLTAEEARTRREEYGPNEIREGEEISPLKIFLSQFQDFLIYLLVLAALLSLGVGLFPGFEPHYTDAALILLILLANGIFGFVQDYQAERSIEALRKMSSPEATVVRDGEKVTVASTELVPGDVVVLEQGDAVPADARLVETSSLETNESALTGESANVSKTVDAVERDTPLAERTGMVYMNTSVARGRGTAVVVRTGMDTEVGSIATQIQQAGDDQTPFQEEVDHLGKQIGYGVIGLIALIAVVQFALTAASPLTILLVGVTLAVAAVPEGLPAVVTFTLALGSRRLVERNALVRRLPVVESLGSVDVIVTDKTGTLTENRMTVTRLYTAGETYTVTGAGMETGGEFRLDDEAVDPAAVAPLLRCGAICNNAERAADSETEYLGDPTEAALLVAAEKGGIDRDHDRLREIPFSSERKRMTVVVDGDTPTAYMKGAPEEVLDHCDRILEDGDPTELTDEKRTEILDTNDAFASDALRILGFASKDVPNPDASEEEIERGLTFLGLQGMIDPPRDEVPGAVADCRDAGIRVVMVTGDNVETAKAIGEQVGFDPEGATTGREVERLSTDELRETVEDVEVFARVNPEHKVRILEALQANDHNVAMTGDGVNDAPALRNADVGIAMGRRGTDVAKQASDMILQDDNFATIRDAIAEGRGIFDNIRKFVNYLLSANAGEVLVVFLGVLVGTLLFPGLFAEQAEALVLTPIMLLWINLVTDGLPALALGADPQAENILDRPPRESDEPVIDRHMMASIAGIGAIMTVTGLALFFYGLRTAADLMRAQTVLFTFLVVVEVIRIQVIRSRYDLSLVSNPWLLGAIGVTLLLQLLVLYTPLNVFFDVRPITLQGWTWIGTAFVGFLGLNLALSALLDRIFTSRIG; encoded by the coding sequence ATGAGTTCCGCGGCGTCGTCCGAGTCGACAGCAGAGCGCGGGAATGACACCGAGGCGTCGTGGCACAGTCTGACGCCCGACGAGGCGTTCGACCGGGTCGACAGCGACGAGGGAGGGCTCACGGCCGAGGAGGCCCGGACCCGGCGCGAGGAGTACGGCCCGAACGAGATTCGTGAAGGCGAGGAAATCTCCCCGCTGAAGATTTTCCTCTCGCAGTTTCAGGACTTCCTCATCTACCTGCTCGTCCTCGCCGCCCTCCTCTCGCTCGGCGTCGGGCTGTTCCCGGGGTTCGAGCCCCACTACACCGACGCCGCGTTGATCCTCCTGATCCTGCTCGCGAACGGTATCTTCGGCTTCGTCCAGGACTATCAGGCCGAGCGGTCCATCGAGGCGCTGCGGAAGATGTCCTCGCCCGAGGCGACGGTGGTACGGGACGGCGAGAAGGTCACCGTCGCCTCGACCGAACTCGTCCCCGGCGATGTCGTCGTTCTCGAACAGGGCGACGCCGTGCCCGCCGACGCCCGACTCGTCGAGACGAGCAGTCTGGAGACGAACGAGTCGGCGCTCACCGGCGAGAGCGCCAACGTCTCGAAGACGGTCGACGCCGTCGAACGGGACACGCCGCTCGCGGAGCGGACGGGCATGGTCTACATGAACACCTCGGTCGCGCGGGGCCGGGGGACGGCCGTCGTCGTCCGCACCGGCATGGACACCGAAGTCGGGAGTATCGCCACCCAGATTCAGCAGGCCGGGGACGATCAGACGCCGTTTCAGGAGGAAGTCGACCACCTCGGAAAACAGATCGGCTACGGCGTCATCGGCCTCATCGCCCTCATCGCCGTCGTCCAGTTCGCCCTCACGGCGGCGTCGCCGCTGACCATCCTCCTCGTCGGCGTCACGCTCGCCGTCGCCGCCGTGCCCGAAGGGTTGCCGGCGGTCGTCACGTTCACCCTCGCGCTGGGGTCGCGCCGCCTCGTCGAGCGCAACGCGCTCGTCAGGCGGCTTCCGGTCGTCGAGAGCCTGGGCTCGGTCGACGTCATCGTGACGGACAAGACGGGCACGCTCACGGAGAACCGGATGACCGTCACTCGGCTCTACACGGCGGGCGAGACGTACACCGTGACGGGCGCCGGCATGGAGACCGGGGGCGAGTTCCGACTGGACGACGAGGCGGTCGACCCGGCCGCCGTCGCCCCGCTCCTTCGGTGTGGCGCCATCTGTAACAACGCGGAACGGGCCGCCGACTCCGAGACCGAGTATCTCGGCGACCCGACCGAAGCGGCGCTGCTCGTCGCGGCGGAGAAGGGCGGCATCGACCGCGACCACGACCGCCTCCGCGAGATTCCGTTCTCCTCGGAGCGAAAACGGATGACCGTCGTCGTCGACGGCGACACGCCCACCGCCTACATGAAAGGCGCGCCCGAGGAAGTGCTCGACCACTGTGACCGCATCCTCGAGGACGGCGACCCGACCGAACTCACCGACGAGAAGCGTACGGAGATTCTCGATACCAACGACGCCTTCGCGAGCGACGCCCTGCGCATCCTCGGATTCGCGTCCAAGGACGTGCCGAACCCCGACGCGAGCGAGGAGGAGATCGAGCGCGGGCTAACCTTCCTCGGCCTTCAGGGGATGATCGACCCGCCGCGCGACGAGGTTCCGGGCGCCGTCGCGGACTGCCGCGACGCGGGCATCAGGGTCGTCATGGTCACGGGGGACAACGTCGAGACGGCCAAAGCCATCGGCGAGCAGGTGGGGTTCGATCCCGAAGGCGCGACGACGGGGCGGGAAGTCGAGCGTCTCTCGACGGATGAACTCCGGGAGACCGTCGAGGACGTGGAGGTGTTCGCCCGCGTCAACCCCGAGCACAAGGTGCGAATCCTCGAAGCGCTGCAGGCGAACGACCACAACGTGGCGATGACGGGCGACGGAGTCAACGACGCGCCGGCGCTCCGGAACGCCGACGTGGGCATCGCGATGGGACGACGCGGCACCGACGTCGCCAAACAGGCCAGCGACATGATCCTGCAGGACGACAACTTCGCGACCATCCGCGACGCCATCGCGGAGGGGCGCGGCATCTTCGACAACATCCGGAAGTTCGTCAACTACCTCCTCTCCGCGAACGCCGGCGAAGTGCTCGTGGTCTTCCTGGGCGTCCTCGTCGGGACGCTTCTGTTTCCCGGACTGTTCGCCGAGCAGGCCGAAGCGCTGGTCCTCACGCCCATCATGCTCCTCTGGATCAACCTCGTGACCGACGGCCTCCCAGCGCTCGCCCTCGGCGCCGACCCACAGGCCGAGAACATCCTCGACCGCCCCCCGCGGGAGTCGGACGAACCGGTCATCGACCGGCACATGATGGCCTCTATCGCCGGCATCGGGGCAATCATGACCGTCACCGGCCTCGCGCTCTTTTTCTACGGCCTACGAACGGCCGCGGACCTGATGCGGGCCCAGACGGTCCTCTTTACCTTCCTCGTGGTGGTCGAAGTGATCCGCATCCAGGTGATCCGGTCGCGGTACGACCTCTCGCTCGTCTCGAATCCCTGGTTGCTCGGCGCCATCGGTGTCACCCTGCTCCTACAGCTTCTCGTCCTCTACACGCCACTCAACGTCTTCTTCGACGTGCGCCCCATCACGCTCCAGGGGTGGACGTGGATCGGCACCGCCTTCGTCGGCTTCCTCGGCCTCAATCTCGCATTGAGTGCGCTCCTGGATCGGATCTTCACCTCGCGAATCGGGTGA
- a CDS encoding universal stress protein codes for MVDHVLVPMDESPLAERALDFALEVHPDATLTVLRVVDYVEESYKAQMLVGPDEIRERALERADALFEEVRERTADHGGEVRTVTEFGKPSRIIPRYAAEHDVDHIVLGSHGRSLVSRVLVGDVAQTIVDRAAVPVTLVR; via the coding sequence ATGGTGGACCACGTCCTCGTTCCGATGGACGAGTCGCCGCTGGCCGAGCGTGCCCTCGACTTCGCGCTCGAGGTGCATCCGGACGCCACCCTCACCGTCCTGCGCGTCGTCGACTACGTCGAGGAGAGCTACAAGGCGCAGATGCTGGTCGGTCCGGACGAGATCCGCGAGCGAGCGCTGGAACGGGCCGACGCCCTGTTCGAGGAGGTCCGCGAACGCACCGCGGACCACGGCGGCGAGGTCCGAACCGTCACGGAGTTCGGGAAGCCATCACGGATCATTCCGAGATACGCCGCGGAACACGACGTCGACCATATCGTGCTCGGCAGTCACGGCCGCTCGCTCGTCTCCCGGGTGCTGGTCGGCGACGTGGCCCAGACGATCGTCGACCGGGCGGCGGTCCCGGTCACGCTCGTGCGGTGA
- a CDS encoding universal stress protein, which yields MYERILVPTDGSEVAEAAVDAAITLATRFDADLHIVHVLEAGELPPGVEDEGADESAVRGREAVSSAADRAAAAGVDATPTVVDTGGSVPEAICRYADEQGCDCIVAGTYGRTGLDRFILGSVAERLLRESPIPVLTVHEETVVDPALDRILVPTDGSACARAAVDQAIELALATDATLHVVHVVDSGIVDTGPIPAALEEAGERAIQQVVERADAAGVSATERSLLNGTPHQEIVDYADENGIECIVMGTHGRTGVDRYLLGSVAERVVRLSDSPVLAVKSAD from the coding sequence ATGTACGAACGGATTCTGGTGCCCACCGACGGAAGCGAGGTGGCCGAGGCCGCAGTCGATGCGGCGATCACGCTCGCGACCCGGTTCGACGCCGACCTCCACATCGTGCACGTGCTGGAAGCCGGGGAGTTGCCGCCGGGAGTCGAGGACGAGGGGGCCGACGAATCCGCCGTTCGCGGTCGCGAAGCCGTCTCGTCGGCTGCCGACCGGGCGGCCGCGGCGGGTGTCGACGCGACGCCCACCGTCGTCGACACCGGCGGATCGGTACCCGAGGCGATCTGTCGATACGCCGACGAGCAGGGGTGCGACTGTATCGTGGCCGGAACGTACGGCCGGACCGGCCTCGACCGGTTCATCCTCGGGAGCGTCGCGGAACGGCTCTTGCGCGAATCGCCGATTCCGGTCCTGACGGTCCACGAAGAGACCGTCGTCGATCCGGCGCTCGACAGGATTCTGGTGCCGACCGACGGGAGCGCGTGCGCGAGAGCGGCCGTCGATCAGGCGATCGAACTGGCACTGGCGACCGACGCCACGCTCCACGTCGTCCACGTCGTCGACTCCGGTATCGTCGACACGGGTCCGATCCCCGCGGCGCTCGAAGAGGCGGGGGAGCGAGCGATCCAACAGGTCGTTGAGCGGGCCGACGCGGCCGGCGTCTCGGCGACCGAACGGTCGCTGCTGAACGGCACTCCCCACCAGGAAATCGTGGACTACGCCGACGAGAACGGCATCGAGTGCATCGTGATGGGCACCCACGGCCGAACGGGCGTGGATCGCTATCTCCTCGGCAGCGTCGCCGAGCGCGTCGTTCGCCTGTCGGACAGTCCGGTCCTCGCGGTCAAATCTGCGGACTGA
- a CDS encoding Zn-ribbon domain-containing OB-fold protein: MPAWFDDFTAAIDAHEQECLVCEACGDRTLPPRQFCPACAATELTPEPLPDRGEILSYTEISVTIPKFRGETPYTVVLVELAEGVQLTGQLREATADEIELGDEVRLDTEPRDDGLALITFHPAST; this comes from the coding sequence GTGCCCGCCTGGTTCGACGACTTCACGGCCGCCATCGATGCGCACGAGCAGGAGTGTCTCGTCTGTGAGGCGTGTGGCGACCGGACGTTGCCGCCGCGGCAGTTCTGTCCCGCCTGTGCCGCGACCGAGTTGACCCCCGAACCGCTTCCCGACCGGGGCGAGATTCTGTCGTACACGGAGATTTCGGTGACGATTCCGAAGTTCCGCGGCGAGACCCCCTACACGGTCGTCCTCGTCGAACTGGCCGAGGGCGTCCAACTGACGGGGCAACTCCGGGAGGCGACCGCCGACGAGATCGAACTCGGCGACGAGGTGCGCCTCGATACGGAGCCACGGGACGACGGACTCGCGCTCATCACGTTCCACCCGGCGTCGACGTGA
- a CDS encoding SDR family NAD(P)-dependent oxidoreductase: MLDGKTAIVTGGSTGIGKATAAEFAAEGAEVVIANRTAETGQAAADDIGCEFVETDVSEYEQVEALVESTVDTYGGLDVMVNNAGVGSETSITEMSLDEWQQVVRIDLDGVMHGMKAALPHLEASNGCIVNTASIYGLVGGKGAAAYSAAKGGVVNLTQQVAIDYAEEGVRVNSVCPGFVDTPMTEDLLEDERFYKFLEANTPMNRPAQPSEIAPVIAFLASEKASYMTGANVPVDGGWTAH; the protein is encoded by the coding sequence ATGTTAGACGGAAAGACCGCCATCGTCACGGGTGGATCGACCGGGATCGGCAAAGCGACGGCGGCGGAGTTCGCCGCCGAGGGGGCGGAGGTCGTCATCGCGAATCGGACTGCGGAGACGGGGCAGGCGGCGGCCGACGACATCGGGTGTGAGTTCGTCGAGACGGACGTGAGCGAGTACGAACAGGTCGAGGCGCTCGTCGAGTCGACTGTCGACACGTACGGCGGGTTGGACGTCATGGTGAACAACGCGGGTGTCGGGAGCGAGACGAGTATCACGGAGATGTCGCTCGACGAGTGGCAGCAGGTCGTCCGGATCGACCTCGACGGCGTGATGCACGGGATGAAGGCGGCGCTGCCCCACCTGGAGGCGTCGAACGGCTGTATCGTCAACACCGCTTCGATCTACGGGCTGGTCGGTGGGAAGGGGGCCGCTGCCTACTCCGCGGCCAAGGGCGGGGTGGTCAACCTCACACAGCAAGTGGCGATCGACTACGCCGAGGAGGGCGTGCGCGTCAACAGCGTCTGTCCCGGGTTCGTCGACACGCCGATGACCGAAGATCTGCTGGAGGACGAGCGCTTCTACAAGTTTCTGGAAGCGAACACGCCGATGAACCGCCCCGCCCAGCCGTCGGAAATCGCACCCGTCATCGCCTTTCTCGCCTCGGAGAAGGCGTCCTACATGACCGGCGCGAACGTCCCCGTCGACGGCGGGTGGACTGCCCACTGA
- a CDS encoding DCC1-like thiol-disulfide oxidoreductase family protein, producing the protein MDPTFVYDDDCGFCTWWADQVADRTDLRLVGFSELTPALRERLPDDYEDCVHLVTDEAVYSCGAAAEQALVRTEIAADADPVVDFFRQFEDYERLRERAYRWIADRRDKLGLVVSKTPPARDRTGE; encoded by the coding sequence ATGGACCCGACGTTCGTCTACGACGACGACTGCGGATTCTGCACGTGGTGGGCCGACCAGGTCGCGGATCGAACCGATCTCCGTCTCGTCGGCTTCTCGGAACTCACACCGGCGCTGCGCGAACGACTGCCCGACGACTACGAGGACTGCGTCCACCTCGTGACCGACGAGGCGGTGTACTCGTGCGGCGCCGCCGCCGAGCAAGCGCTGGTTCGGACGGAAATAGCCGCGGACGCCGATCCAGTCGTCGACTTCTTCCGTCAGTTCGAGGATTACGAGCGCCTCCGGGAGCGGGCGTATCGCTGGATCGCTGATCGGCGCGACAAACTCGGCCTCGTCGTCTCGAAGACGCCGCCTGCACGGGACCGAACGGGGGAGTGA
- a CDS encoding sodium:phosphate symporter, whose translation MLTRLAHVLDRLASSRLLPIVALGGIVLFLFAVRLLGTATDAAAPLIERVFVRIVVGDAAALGLGWLGAYVLANGSVIAAVAVSLFTADIVSPPQLFLLVAGSRLGAAAIVVFVGTLDYVQKAEYSLRKSVSMGLLTFLLTLSIYLPVTVIGYLALPSLQGPFRAVSRGWSIDPTPLAVFDPLTVAITTRIGPLLSVLLAVAVLFGSLNLFDRLLGTVDTTTLRQHVFSHFQRTSVSFVLGLVVTGVTTSVAFSLGVIVPLYNRGYVERDELIPYVLGANLGTLLDTLLVAVVLDSAIGVAVVLELLVIATVVTLGALAVRGPYSRFVVAVDERLLTDRSAFLAFVALLVLAPLALLLVPLVLR comes from the coding sequence ATGCTGACGCGATTAGCGCACGTACTCGACCGACTCGCCTCGTCGCGACTCCTGCCGATCGTCGCCCTCGGCGGCATCGTTCTGTTCCTGTTTGCCGTCCGACTGCTGGGGACGGCGACGGACGCCGCAGCACCACTCATCGAACGCGTGTTCGTTCGGATCGTCGTCGGCGACGCCGCCGCGCTCGGCCTAGGCTGGCTCGGCGCGTACGTGCTCGCCAACGGATCGGTGATCGCAGCAGTCGCCGTCTCGCTGTTCACCGCCGATATCGTGTCACCCCCTCAGCTGTTCCTGCTGGTCGCGGGCTCACGCCTCGGCGCCGCAGCGATCGTCGTCTTCGTCGGCACCCTCGACTACGTCCAGAAAGCGGAGTACTCCCTGCGGAAATCCGTCAGCATGGGGCTGCTTACCTTCCTCCTGACGCTCTCGATCTACCTTCCGGTCACGGTGATCGGCTATCTCGCCCTCCCGTCTCTCCAGGGACCGTTTCGTGCCGTCAGTCGCGGCTGGTCCATCGACCCCACGCCGCTTGCGGTGTTCGACCCGCTCACCGTCGCGATAACGACCCGGATCGGACCACTACTCTCCGTTCTCCTGGCGGTCGCGGTGCTGTTCGGGAGTCTGAATCTGTTCGACCGCCTCCTCGGGACCGTCGACACGACGACGCTCCGGCAACACGTGTTCAGTCACTTCCAGCGTACGTCCGTCTCGTTCGTGCTCGGGCTGGTCGTCACGGGGGTGACCACGAGCGTCGCCTTCTCGCTCGGCGTCATCGTCCCGCTGTACAATCGCGGCTACGTCGAACGCGACGAACTCATCCCGTACGTCCTCGGAGCGAACCTCGGCACGCTGCTCGACACGTTGCTCGTGGCGGTCGTCCTCGACTCGGCTATCGGGGTCGCCGTCGTCCTCGAACTCTTGGTGATCGCGACGGTGGTGACGCTGGGGGCGCTCGCCGTCCGCGGGCCGTACAGTCGCTTCGTCGTCGCCGTCGACGAGCGACTGCTCACCGACCGGTCGGCGTTTCTCGCCTTCGTGGCGCTTCTCGTCCTCGCGCCGCTGGCGCTGTTGCTCGTGCCGCTGGTCCTCCGCTGA
- the rdfA gene encoding rod-determining factor RdfA encodes MAPNGDGPPSSKVARLIETYDVDDGLGDELERLWTADGSERKSLRDLAAYFNRQLLEAALASTSTTTVDGEVANLYRLLTADDVSSGMRTEARTRLERAGVDVEQLERDFVTYQAIRSYLQTYRDAEYESTSDEESVQNVLETVQRLRSRLQSVVENGLTRLRSTDRLTLGEFRLFIDIDVLCEACGAQYGVVDLLKRGGCDCDSSAADE; translated from the coding sequence ATGGCACCGAATGGTGACGGGCCCCCGTCGAGCAAGGTCGCGAGACTCATCGAGACGTACGATGTCGACGATGGCCTCGGTGACGAACTCGAGCGACTGTGGACGGCGGACGGGTCGGAGCGAAAGAGCCTCCGTGATCTCGCCGCCTACTTCAACCGACAGCTGCTCGAAGCGGCGCTCGCGTCGACCAGTACGACCACCGTCGACGGCGAAGTGGCCAACCTCTACCGTCTCCTGACGGCGGACGACGTGAGTAGCGGCATGCGGACGGAAGCGCGCACGCGACTCGAGCGGGCGGGAGTCGACGTGGAGCAACTGGAGCGGGACTTCGTGACCTACCAAGCGATCCGGTCGTATCTCCAGACGTATCGCGACGCGGAGTACGAGTCGACGAGCGACGAGGAGAGCGTCCAGAACGTCCTCGAGACGGTACAGCGCCTCCGGTCACGGCTCCAGTCCGTCGTCGAGAACGGACTCACCCGACTCCGTTCGACCGATCGGCTGACGCTTGGCGAGTTCCGCCTCTTCATCGACATCGATGTCCTCTGCGAGGCTTGTGGCGCCCAGTACGGCGTCGTCGACCTCCTGAAACGTGGCGGCTGCGACTGCGACTCCAGCGCTGCCGACGAGTGA